atatgtttatttttttttggagaTGTCATCAGATGTTTTGAATTCTTGCAGTCAATCTACTTGAACGTTGGATAGCTGGACTGTAGTTACATTTACAGTGAATGTGGCTTAATGCAGGCTACAGACAAATGGACAAAACAGGAAGCTGGCATCATTTTAGATAAATGGTTAGTAGAGCCCATGCAGCTACGGTTAGATATGCTATTCTAGGTAGTAAAGATAAGGGTTGTGTGTGTAACATaatgaatacatttacaaaTTATATACACGTCAAATATTACTGCATCTTTTTTCCAGATAATCtcataaaaacagatttgttttctttttcttcacatGTCCTTGTTTGTCCAAGCGAGCTGTGCTTAAAAAGATTTCCTCTTCACCATCAGtccaaataatatttaaaaaaaaaaaaaaaaaaggttttggaGTATTTATCTGAGATTTCTTCCTTCATTTGTTGGTTTCTTCTTGTGTTTGGTTTCCCAGCTATACATTCATATGCATGCTGCATTCCAAGGCCGAAAAAGTGGGAAATTTCAACTTTAAAGAAAATCTCCAACAACATGTTTCCTTAAAGTCAGAACAGGGGATATCACTGACACACTATGAGAAGGAGCCACCGAAAAGTAATTTTTGAATGTTTCCAATCCTAGAAGTACACTTAACCTTTGATTAGTAAAATCAACAGgtgtttctgtaaatgtaacAGAAACTGCAGCCACTTTTCTGGGTATGTCTGACCTCTGACAACAGTGACAGTTTCCCTTcatgtttctcttcttctcacCCTTTATCATACCATTGTCTCTGAGCCTGACCCCTTTCCAGTGAAGAAGTCCCAGAAGTTCGCAGCATGCGACGGTTTGCCCTCCTCTTGTGGTGTCTGTTTCACCCAGATGCTGCTATCGGTCGACCCGCTCAGGCTCGAGCAGCTGCCACTGCTGGCCAGAGTGAAGCTCAGCGCTGAACCCAGTGGGCCCCTGCGGTCCTGTGTGTCGGGGTCGTGACCGTGGAGCCTGGAGCTGGAGGTCTGGGAAAGGCTGAGCAGATTGTGGTGGGAGTGAAACTGGCGTATGTGGCGGATGGATTTACCTGAAGGGGCCTCACCTGGAGGAACGAGACGGAGGACAGGAAAGTGCTCTATTTAATGTCATGTTGTCTTAACATCAGTTTTCTTTTCCCACTTATTTTTGCACGGATGACAGGATTTTTATGAACCTAAATATTTAAACCTTTGTTagtttccttctctttcctAAAGTGGATTTAAGACCAAGGAAACAACTGTCACCACCAGGGGGTGCTGTTGCCACATTTTTCATTCCACTTACAACACTAATTTAAAAATCCTGCAAAGACTTGATCCATGATATATATTTAGTGAGGAATTAAAATCAGTTTCACTCCACATATAGtgcaaataacattttaaagactCTCCGGCATGTGTGTTGAAACAAATATATACTATACTTCAATACATTACACAAACAGGAACTTGGTCAAGAAGATGTGTAGTTAATACCAACAATCTTTTCGTTGGAGTTTTTTCtccctaaaaataaaaacttatttaCAGCTACTTGTTACTGTTTTTGACTGAATCTTTCTGAAAACAACTAAAAGCTATCTTGACATTGCCAGTAACTAGTCAGAGCTGTAATTCAGTCCAAGAAATTTCCCTCCAAATCTGTCTAAGAACTAATGTAGTAAAGATGTTTCTTGTTGAAACACTTGTACTGAGTCCAACAAATACATACCGTATCTTGTCTCCTGCCGCTTCCTGTTCTGGTTCAGTTTGAGCACATTGAGGAAGACCTCGCTGGTCAGGCTGCCCTCACCGCCGCTACCATCAGGtgggaagagaggggaggggggctcTAGTGGAGACAGACTCCCACTTGAGGCCCCCACAGAGTCAAGAGATGCCCCTGTATCCCGACGACCCCCTGAATCACTGCTGCTGTCCACTCGCAAGTGGCTGCCGCTACAagggaccaaaaaaaaaaaaaaaattttttttaaatattttcgCCTCATTACTGACAAAGCAACAACAAGGTAGTACACATTTGGTGCATTGACAGAGTTGGTTGTCATGGTTACCTGAGTTTCCTACGGAGCAGGTAATCGATGACATCCGGATCAGTCTGGATGAGACTCATCAGGACCTCCTGCTGCAGGTCTGCAGATACCTGGAGGGACAGTCCAAATTCCTTagctcaaaaataaaactaaccAAAGTTTCTATTATTTCAGGCTGGATGGTTCATCAGAGTTGCCTCAATTTAAGCACATTGTGTCTCTAACTTCTCACATTTCATAACCAGTTCATATACAAATCCAAGTAATTCCAAAGGtttcacatacttttttttgCAACTTTAAGTCTCAAAAATATTTGTACCGTAAAGAGCCTCTTGTAGTTCTGTATGAGCACCAGGGTTACGTTGATGATTGCTGTGCTGTCCTCAATGCCCATTGCGTGAGGACTCACATCACCTCCTCGTTCCCTCTGCAGGAGGTTGGGCCCAAAGATCACCGCCAGGTTAGCAGATGTCATCTTGTTCCCTGGGATCTGAAAAGTTGGTGAAGGAtgagataaagaaagaaaatattaaagttGACTTTTTgaagggatttaaaaaaaaatgcatattctAATTAACCAGTGATATACCTCCTCGTCGTTGGTCCCTATGCTGTCCTGGGCGAAGCTCTGCACGGTGTGTAACAGGGTCAGGAGTCGCAGCAGGGTGTCACAGTTACAAGGAGGGAGCAGGTAGAGGAGGTGCTGGAGGTACTGGAGCTGATCTGCTCCCCTCAGCACTGCAGCAAACAAAGGGAAGAAAGAATTTACAAGTTTAATTTGTACCACAcaggttggatggatggataaatagatTCTGTCCTAAAGATGTGTACAGTGTGGTATGTGTCTGCGTACGATTGGCATGTAAGAAGGCAGGATAGAGCTCTCTGGGCAGCAGAGGGTCAGGTATGTCCCTCAGAAACTCTTTGAGCAGCGCCGCCACATCGTGGACGCTGTGCTCCTCATCCAGCTGGACATCGATCCCCATGTCGAAGTCATCCCGCAGCTGAGGAGGACAGACACACGATTACAGAAatagcccacacacacacacacacacacacacacacacacacacacacacacacacacacacacacacacacacacacacacacacacacacacacacacacacacacacacacacacacagaggctggaGTCAAATAAATGTCACTATTCCCCAGTGAGcaacacttaaaaaaacaaaacaaaacaaaacaaaaacggATTTCACACATCATCACAGTTTCCAacaaagattatttttaaattccagccttcagaggaaacagacaggaaacacaagAAAGTGAATCAGAGCACACTGTACATGAAGCTTTGTATAAAAGATAATATAGagctgttgtattttttaaatgctggAAATGTgctttgtatctgtgtgtgtgggttatatgtcatatttttggtatgtatatataatatagcaTGTGATATATAGTATATTATATAGCTCAGTAGAGCCTGTCTTCAAAAACAGACTTTAGTATAACAGTGGTCTACCAGAATTGGgtcactaataaaggaaaatgagGTTTTGAGTGTTCACTGACTCCAGTTTCCAAGATACAGTTTCTGTGTAGCTTCTACCAGACTTTGTTGAGAAGTTACGAGGCATCATGATCATCAGTATATAAATctttattgtgaaatatcttGAAATCCTTAGCCAACCAGCACCTTTATCATCTGTTTATCTCATCAAAATGTGCaagaattagcacattttatctcagtggttgataatttcccaaaatttgtAGACCAGTGTGATATGTCAtcaaaaaaagccaaaatataAGTGCTGAAAAATAGTCCATAGCATATTATGTtgtcaaacataaaaaaggctttttaaaaaagtaaacagaaTAGTATGGCATGAAACTTATGCCTTAGATTACTATAGTATCAAATTCATGTCATACTACATTATGGCATAAGTACACCTCATGAAAATTCAGCCTTTGTTTATTATGGTATCAAATTTATGCCTTAGTACATTAAGGCATGAAAGTTACACCTTAGTAAACTAAGGTGTGAAGTTTATGAATTACTGCTTTATGGCATGAAAATTATTCTGACTATTATGTATAACATGAAAGTTACCCCTAAGAATattatggtggaaaaaaaatgctttagcATAATATAGTTTGAAAATTAGGCCACAGTATGTTATGACAAAATTCATGCAAAACATAGTATTCTCTGcaatgcaaaacacacattagTATAATATGCCTGCCTTGGTATACTGTGTTATGAGAAATGTGCCCTAGTACGGTATGAAAAGTAGCGTCCTCACCTGTCGTACTCTCTTCTTAGAGCTTCCAACTCGGAAAATGCCAACAGTCTGTAGACCTGAGGACACAGGATGTTGCACCATATAATTTCAACAGCACCAGCCTCAACTCTTATTTATGCGTATTTGTATTAAGACTAAGAAATTATTCTGGAAACTGAAATTGTGCAGACTAATGTACAACTTAAACCCAGAGCTCTTCATCTGCAGCTGTTGAAAGCATTGCTAGACGTGTGGACACACAAGTGAAACCAAACCTGTGGCTCACCGTGGGTCTCAATATGACTGCAGCATCTCTCCAGCACGCGAGGCACCTGTCTGTAGATGGGGTTGAGGCTGAGCTTGGTCTGAGTCCTTCCATCCGCCGAGCCGCCGCCTGGTGACTTCTTCAGCTCCAGCTCAGCCGGGTGGGAGAGCTGCAGGGCCTCGAGCAGACGAGACTGACTCTCCACGAGGTCAGAGATGGAGTCGACTGACAAACCACCCTGCATGTGGGAGAGAGAAGACAATATAACAAAATGCAGTGTTCTCtatgtgcttgttttttatCCAGATACTTCAAAGTACAATGTATTACACTCCCTATTAGGTATTATTGTtgtatataattttatataagaaaaaagctgaataaattaaaaaaacataaagctgAGGTCGGATATTCGAGAGTAAAAAACATTTAGCACCAAACGAAGTACACAAAAATCTTAAGCCACTTAAAAATCTTAAGGAATTCAACCATTAATAATCTACTGGAGGATTTTCCCACAGGACCTGAACCTGGCAGTTTCACAAAACCATaggacagaaagacaaatcCATACAATAGTTAGATACTTTATATATTCTATCAGGgctgagagaaagaggagaaaaacacaaagaggagcTCTAACAGCAAACATGCTGACATTATCATCCAAGAAGTATTTGGGGAGAGGACAACAAATACCACAGAAATGTAAATCACTTGTCGATGACCTGGGAATAGGAATTTCAAGTGTCTGAGGAATTTCTAAAAGCAACCATGCAACGCAGAACGCTCACAGTCCACATGTGTGGCTCCTGCTTTTGTTTATTATATATCATAGTAAAATCAATATTTTGGTTCTTGCACTGTTAATAAGACAAAACAGGATATTTGAAGACATGTCAGCATCACACACAACAATTTAGTCACTTTTCATACATGAACCCGATTAGAATAATTCTGTGGAATGGGCATCACAGTCATAAAGAGGAGGAGGTCTGGATACTCCCACCTCattttactggaaaaaaaacctATAATTTAAAACATCCAACAGCATTTTCTTCCTCTCGATGCCTTTGTCCTGCATTGTTTATCTTATTCCAACCATTAATTTGAGCCTTTGCTCCGACCCTGTCACTGCTTGGGaaatgacagtgacaacacCACCAGACTTGCTGCtgcctcatctgtcagtctgaaGATCTccagccgtgtgtgtgtgtgttgtcagatATGTAaacagggatctgctgcagtCCAGACAGCTGTAAGAGGGCGAGACTCCCCTTTCTCACTCTTTCTACAAGCCAACCAAGTCAGAGGCTCTTTAACAATTACGCAATATCAAATAAAACGATAATGGAGCTTGTTATCACAGTTTGCAAATGaatgtttaaaagaaatttCAATCAAAATTGGAACACTAATCAgtaaaaaaactattttatttgaggaactaaaattaaaatgaaacctTAAAAGTGAAGAAGATAAAATTAGGATTTTTGAAGTGTTTCCacatgtaaattaaatattattaggCTTCAGGCTGTTCAGAAGAATGACATTTAACCTGTGTATTAATTGAAAGAAatgctgttttgtctgttttcttccatataTCCATGTTTCCATTCAGGCAGGATAGTGTGTGCAGTCTTTATCTCAGTGACGTATGAGCTCTACTTTATAACTAGCTCAGGTTTAATTACTGTGTTCTGTGGGTGTAATGATGCTCTTTACAGGCTTAAACTAACAACTGTCTCCATCAGAGGATGACGGGGTGTGAGGGCCTCACATGGAGAAGGTTCAACAAACAGAAGATTCAATGTGGAGCCTCTTCAtggacacgcacacacacacacacacacacacgcacacacacagactgcctGTTCATAAAAAAGTTGGCATCTCACCCTTCTCTGTCCTCGGCCGGTGTTATCTAGAAATGTGGGTGACAGCGGTTTGTTCTGGTTCTCACAAATGGGCGCCGGGGCCACTGAGTTCATTGAAGGTGAGCCAGGACCTCCTCCTGCGAGCGACGAGGAGCCGACCAGCGGCTTGTTGCCATTAAAGAACTGTCGCTTCTCGGCCCGGAAGCGCAGGATGCTGGCCTCCAGGTCCAAACAGTCACGCCTGCTCTCTTTCAGGGCGTCCTGCTGCCGCTTGTAGGCCCGGTCGTTTGCGATGACCTGGGAGAGGGGGATGCCGAAAGCCTTGGGGGCTGATTCTGAGGGAAAAGGACatagaagagggaaaaaaaacaacactcaagTTATTTTAGGTTTTCTAATTAGCTATAAAATCAACTagaacagcagctgtgagggAATAAAGTTAGACAGAAGCCCTGAAGCaccaaactaaactaaactagaAGTCTGTTTGACCCTGATATGATCTGATCTTCAGGGTGAGacccttttttgtctttgttgccaaaacagaaataaatgaaggCCAAAGTGAaactataaatacaaaatatagtTTAAACTAGGCCATCGTCATGTGATGAAGGCTTAGACGACAAGCAGTGAGCTTTACAGCTTTTATTCCACATTTGATGGGATAAGAAATAAATTTCCAAGTCAAATGCGACAGCACGGCCCTTCACGCTGAGATTACAGCGTGTAAGAATAGAcagaaaggagggagagagcaggtAAGAGAGGGATAAACAGGGAATCCTTTTAGAGCAGCCACAGACCAGACATCACACTCAGACTGACACAGGCTTACTGCAGCATGAGCACGGTCACTGCGTCGCATGGTCAGCACCTCAGCTAAACTTGCAAATCCTGTGCGCTGTTGCATCACATGACCAAAACAGTTgagcacacacatatgcacacacacacactgatctggCACAACACCTAATTTAAATCCCATTGGATAGGTGAATTAAGGGCAttaagaacaacaacaaaaacaatgctcAGTTCAAATTCATCACTATGCTGCAATTACCTATTACTAATTCATTATCACAATACTCCAAAATCTCCCTCAGATTATGTACTGATTTTTCAAAACAGCATGAGTCCATCTCTTTACTGCCAGTTGCACCAGAAACTATTATATAATATAGATTTATGAAGAAGTACTAAAAAATAGGTACTGCCCGTCTCACAACCAAATGAATTTGCTTTATTGGTTAACTTGACATTTAGAAAAATCTACTTGTGTAGTGATAAATTGTGAAGGTGGCTGTAAAACTGTGTGTTGCAGTGACACCATGATCCTGAGTTGATAAGGAACTGATTGGGggaaaatttttaaaaaaaattaaaaaaaaaaaaaaagaaacggaggtcactgaaattattttaacaatgtatttctgtttctctttcctaaTACATCTGCTCTCCACCCAGTTTGCCATTTCTGGGTTTAAATTGGTGAGGGCTGATCTGACCTGGCCTCATCCACGTGTGCCTCCATCAGGCGTCAGGAACACACATAAGCTCCTTGACAGGTGCTTCGTTGGCCAACTCCCAGTTAGCATTGACTAGCCCTGTTTGCACATTTCACAGCATTTGAGGAACTATGAGCTGAGTCTTAAAAATCAACAGTATTGTTgatcagaaaataaagcagcacATAGTCAACATGTTGTTCTTTGCATTTATTGTGGCACAACTCTGATGCATGTAGAGGTGAGAAGGCTTGTGTCTTATTTATGTTTTGGGATCATTTATTTCTGTGACTTGTGAGACCAAGGTTCATCTTGCACATACCGGTTTCTTTATCTTTAGAAAAGTCAGTCAATGTCTACCCTTTGCTTTAGTACTAATAGGTAAcgatactgtactgtactataaCATACTACACCCCCATGCACCAGGATGCATGATTAAACATCTTTGGTCAAGGCACAGGTAAAGTTATTAAGAAGGTTCTTGGTCCTGCGGAAAAGTTCCTGCAGAGGAAATGTGCTAAAAGTTAGTCAAATATCAAACTGGCTGACCATATTTGGGGCACATCTACATATTTTTCATGCCAATCTATTCTGACATTTGTTGTGAGCTGTTATGATAAGAATCTGAGCAGCGTTGtaattgtttctgtgtgtgctgtaacagaagaaatgtttgctttttgtgcCAAAAATGTTCCCTTCTGGGTGACTCAATAGCCATGATGTCCACAATTACCTCTTATCAACATCAGCGGCTCTTTGCCATTTTTCCATCTTATTTTGGGTGCGTACATTCAGCACTTAGTACTGAAGCAAGAACAGTGCTTAGCTGCTTGTACTggaggtgtgtgcatgtttaaagTAAACAGTAAAACCGCTGGATGTGGCAGCCTGGAAGTGTTCGAACAGTCAAGTTAACCTTTAAACATCTGTGGTTTTACTGCTGCAGAgttaattttaaaagttttccTCTATTTACaggacaaataaatacatatataaccacATCTATGTGATGTACCTTAAGTGATTAAATTACTCTATTACTTTATAGACCTCCTttctatttgttcttttttattattcattaatttCTCTGATTTTGATCTAAAGGATGGAACATTTTACCCTTAAAAGGCACGATGTCTAATCTTTAGAGTGCTCTATTAGAAGAAATAagaatatagtatttataaatatgttgctATTTGTGTGTAATCActagaaaataccaaccattgcattttcttaatctcagaataagtttttttttttttttttatctaaatagGGAGCGggtgccatgtttctacagtatcccagaaaggacaaacagacaaattTTGCAATCtaaccactagatgtcactcTATCTTTCACATATGGCACTTTTAAGTAAATTTTTGGCTGCAAAAAATTCCTGGGGTTAGCTGTATAAAGCCATAAAACAGGTCAAATGTGCTGTCTGTGTATTAtgataattttttaaattacttaCAAAACTAATTATTGATGTAATCAGTTATCAGTCATTTAATATCTCATTGACTTCTGTACTAACAAGTATTTAGTATTTCTAAAACTGAGGCTACTATCCTGAGGCATGCATATATCTCCAAAACAACATCACCATCCTCCTGACTACTGTGAATTTTTCCCCTCACATGTACCAGCCAACAATGTCTTCATTTCGCTGTCACCCTTTGACTGATGACATCTCTGGACAGTTTCTGAGTTAATGGTAAGACAAACACTCAGGCAGGAAGACAGCCGTTTGTGTCTGGTTAGAGCCTTATTGTTTGGGAATTTCACTGCTTTCcttttttagtatttttggtCCTCAGGTCATTGTCTGTTACTGTGAGACTAAAGGGGATATATTTAGATGCTGTTCAGGACTCActtctattttctctttcccCAAATCAGCAGCTAGATGAGAATATTGGTCCTTCAAGGCTCCGTGAATTAAAAAACTGGTGGCCTCTGTTTAAACCCTCGTCAAACATTTGCAAGAACAGAAGGAAATTATAGGGAGCTTAGTAAACCTCTACTTCATTTCCTCCCGAAAATAATGACCGACAAAGCAAGCAAGCTTAGTTCTTTACAAAACTCCTGTCATTTTTCTGTATATAACTGAATGAGTACGTTCAAGGAGAGACCCTCTGAAAGCCTCGTGCCTTTTCCAAATGTAAGATTCACTGTGTTGAGAACAGTAAGACAAAAAAGACCACactgatttttcatttgttgtgaGATCAGCAATGCAGCCGGGAGGAGGATGGTGGAAAGCTTTTTGCCTCAAACATTTATAATAACTTTAGACATGATCATATGTTGTATGATCTACTTTGTTTTAAGCCAGTCCATAAAAACATCACTGCCCCCTAAAGGCCACACAGTCAGTAGTAGGGGAGCAGAGCCAGCAGGACCACTGCCAGGTGccaatgttctgtgttttcattagcAGGGTTAGCTTCAGCTAAGTCCCTGTGTAACAGGCTGCAGGATTTACAGAGCTGCAGAGACATCCTGGgaatgtgtgtgctgtgtgttttggctcGTATCTTGCCCTGTGGTGATAATCACCTGAGAATAGAGAACATCTCTTTATGAGAGGATGGGGGTCACATGGCttacagagagaagaggagcagGGAGGTAAAGAAAGGAGGGAGCTGAAATGTAgagcaaagcaaacagacacCACAAGAGCAAAAATTAACTCTGATAAAGGAAACATGATTAACATGCAAACAATAATCCAACTACTACTACACATGGCAGCTTTATTATACTACAACTAACTGCAAAGGCCTTTGGGACATTGAGgaaactttattttgttgttaatCAAAATTAGTTGGAAGCAATAAAGCGAACATGTGATTGACATGTCGCTTTAATAATTTAAGCTGAGACAATGTAGTATAAGCTTTTCTTTGCCAGTAATGAACAAATCAAACTGCAG
The window above is part of the Mastacembelus armatus chromosome 18, fMasArm1.2, whole genome shotgun sequence genome. Proteins encoded here:
- the arhgap36 gene encoding rho GTPase-activating protein 36 isoform X2; translated protein: MLGQSVRLQPVPIQSLSELERARLQEVALYHLEERDLDFKISIPKEIHKRRKSLRRKLDSFSKEKRERESAPKAFGIPLSQVIANDRAYKRQQDALKESRRDCLDLEASILRFRAEKRQFFNGNKPLVGSSSLAGGGPGSPSMNSVAPAPICENQNKPLSPTFLDNTGRGQRRGGLSVDSISDLVESQSRLLEALQLSHPAELELKKSPGGGSADGRTQTKLSLNPIYRQVPRVLERCCSHIETHGLQTVGIFRVGSSKKRVRQLRDDFDMGIDVQLDEEHSVHDVAALLKEFLRDIPDPLLPRELYPAFLHANLLRGADQLQYLQHLLYLLPPCNCDTLLRLLTLLHTVQSFAQDSIGTNDEEIPGNKMTSANLAVIFGPNLLQRERGGDVSPHAMGIEDSTAIINVTLVLIQNYKRLFTVSADLQQEVLMSLIQTDPDVIDYLLRRKLSGSHLRVDSSSDSGGRRDTGASLDSVGASSGSLSPLEPPSPLFPPDGSGGEGSLTSEVFLNVLKLNQNRKRQETRYGEAPSGKSIRHIRQFHSHHNLLSLSQTSSSRLHGHDPDTQDRRGPLGSALSFTLASSGSCSSLSGSTDSSIWVKQTPQEEGKPSHAANFWDFFTGKGSGSETMV
- the arhgap36 gene encoding rho GTPase-activating protein 36 isoform X1 — encoded protein: MLLLDGPTLSTSTHPAVHVGDQPVRPAMHFYYVGDHTWVTMLGQSVRLQPVPIQSLSELERARLQEVALYHLEERDLDFKISIPKEIHKRRKSLRRKLDSFSKEKRERESAPKAFGIPLSQVIANDRAYKRQQDALKESRRDCLDLEASILRFRAEKRQFFNGNKPLVGSSSLAGGGPGSPSMNSVAPAPICENQNKPLSPTFLDNTGRGQRRGGLSVDSISDLVESQSRLLEALQLSHPAELELKKSPGGGSADGRTQTKLSLNPIYRQVPRVLERCCSHIETHGLQTVGIFRVGSSKKRVRQLRDDFDMGIDVQLDEEHSVHDVAALLKEFLRDIPDPLLPRELYPAFLHANLLRGADQLQYLQHLLYLLPPCNCDTLLRLLTLLHTVQSFAQDSIGTNDEEIPGNKMTSANLAVIFGPNLLQRERGGDVSPHAMGIEDSTAIINVTLVLIQNYKRLFTVSADLQQEVLMSLIQTDPDVIDYLLRRKLSGSHLRVDSSSDSGGRRDTGASLDSVGASSGSLSPLEPPSPLFPPDGSGGEGSLTSEVFLNVLKLNQNRKRQETRYGEAPSGKSIRHIRQFHSHHNLLSLSQTSSSRLHGHDPDTQDRRGPLGSALSFTLASSGSCSSLSGSTDSSIWVKQTPQEEGKPSHAANFWDFFTGKGSGSETMV